A genome region from Methanococcoides burtonii DSM 6242 includes the following:
- a CDS encoding serpin family protein encodes MKKIKTLLVVTLCIVSSLFLGCIEDSTVNTKNTINADSVEEYDIATANNAFAFDMYSMIESEDENIFFSPYSIFTAMAICYDGAEGSTKKQISNVFYYPLSKPVLEESSKEMIDTINSANDEYDLKTANALWIRKNYPLNEQFAHNLKIYYDGNVTNVDFRNEPEKSKDIINEWVSTNTNGKIKDIISDEMIDPYNTAIIITNAIYFKGKWINEFDIENTQKELFYNSSSNDEGTLIDMMYTRQYFNYGESEDAKIVELPYKGNDLCMYIVLPEENNIDDFENRFTLSYYNKLKSSMESEKDVRIWLPKFKFNTKNELSNTLRNMGIVEAFTSNANFSSISTRGDLSISEVIHQAYIDVNEEGTEAAAATAIEATDSAPMPGQIMEFKADHPFMFFIEDKRTGSILFMGKVGSPESEEMS; translated from the coding sequence AATCAATGCAGATTCAGTTGAAGAGTATGATATTGCAACAGCAAACAATGCTTTTGCTTTTGACATGTATTCAATGATTGAAAGCGAAGATGAAAATATTTTCTTCTCACCGTACAGTATATTCACTGCAATGGCTATTTGTTATGATGGTGCAGAAGGTTCTACAAAAAAGCAGATTTCAAATGTTTTTTACTATCCTTTAAGCAAACCTGTTCTTGAAGAGAGTTCAAAAGAGATGATAGATACAATTAATTCTGCTAATGATGAATATGATCTAAAAACAGCCAATGCTCTCTGGATACGAAAGAATTATCCTTTGAATGAACAGTTTGCACATAACTTGAAGATTTACTATGATGGAAATGTAACAAATGTAGATTTTAGAAATGAACCAGAAAAGTCTAAAGACATCATCAATGAATGGGTTTCAACAAACACCAATGGCAAGATTAAGGACATAATCTCGGATGAAATGATAGATCCCTACAACACAGCCATAATCATTACAAATGCAATTTACTTTAAAGGAAAATGGATTAATGAGTTTGACATAGAAAATACTCAAAAGGAACTTTTCTATAATTCATCTTCAAACGATGAAGGAACTCTCATAGACATGATGTATACAAGGCAGTATTTTAATTACGGTGAGAGCGAAGATGCAAAAATCGTTGAACTGCCTTACAAGGGCAATGATTTATGTATGTATATTGTTCTTCCTGAAGAAAATAACATTGATGATTTTGAAAACAGATTTACTCTCTCTTATTATAACAAACTCAAGTCATCCATGGAATCAGAAAAGGATGTAAGGATCTGGTTGCCTAAATTCAAGTTTAATACAAAAAACGAATTATCAAACACATTGAGAAATATGGGAATAGTAGAAGCTTTTACGAGTAACGCAAATTTCTCAAGTATCAGTACCCGCGGTGATCTATCCATATCTGAAGTAATTCATCAGGCATACATCGATGTGAATGAAGAAGGTACTGAGGCAGCAGCAGCAACGGCTATTGAAGCAACTGACAGTGCACCGATGCCTGGGCAGATAATGGAATTCAAGGCCGATCATCCTTTCATGTTCTTCATCGAAGATAAGAGAACAGGTTCCATACTTTTTATGGGAAAAGTTGGAAGTCCTGAATCTGAGGAAATGTCATAA